The following proteins are co-located in the Candidatus Accumulibacter cognatus genome:
- the cobM gene encoding precorrin-4 C(11)-methyltransferase has protein sequence MPGKVWFVGAGPGDPELITVKGRRLLEKAGAVLFAGSLVDQAATRFSPADCEIRDSKDMTLAEMTTWLIERADRHAVVVRLQTGDPGLYGALIEMTQPLTAAGIAWEVVPGVSSAMAAMAAAGETLTLPEVTQTVILTRVAGRTPMPPGEDLESLAAHKATLCIYLSITLLHKVQEALRAAGWAEDAPMLVVHKASWPGQEKIIRGTLADIKQKCQAAKVGSQAMIVASPTLGAADWPDLVRSKLYDPAFSHRFRKATETTHD, from the coding sequence ATGCCCGGAAAAGTCTGGTTTGTCGGTGCCGGCCCTGGCGACCCCGAGTTGATTACCGTCAAGGGCAGGCGTCTGCTCGAGAAGGCCGGTGCCGTGCTGTTTGCCGGGTCGCTGGTCGACCAGGCGGCGACGCGATTCTCGCCCGCGGATTGCGAGATTCGCGACTCGAAGGACATGACTCTGGCAGAGATGACAACCTGGCTGATCGAGCGAGCCGATCGACATGCCGTCGTCGTTCGCCTGCAGACCGGTGATCCTGGCCTCTATGGCGCATTGATCGAAATGACCCAACCGCTGACGGCCGCCGGTATCGCCTGGGAAGTCGTTCCCGGCGTCTCCTCGGCGATGGCCGCGATGGCCGCCGCAGGCGAAACGCTGACCCTGCCGGAAGTCACGCAAACAGTGATCCTGACCCGCGTCGCCGGGCGGACACCCATGCCGCCGGGAGAGGATCTCGAATCCCTGGCCGCGCATAAGGCGACGCTCTGCATTTACTTGTCGATCACTCTGCTGCACAAGGTGCAGGAAGCCTTGCGTGCTGCCGGCTGGGCCGAGGATGCGCCGATGCTGGTCGTGCACAAGGCGAGCTGGCCGGGCCAGGAAAAGATCATTCGCGGTACGCTTGCCGATATCAAGCAGAAATGCCAGGCCGCGAAGGTTGGCAGTCAGGCGATGATCGTCGCCAGCCCGACACTGGGCGCTGCCGATTGGCCCGACCTGGTGCGCTCGAAACTGTACGACCCTGCTTTTTCGCACCGCTTCCGCAAGGCAACCGAGACGACTCATGACTAA
- the cobI gene encoding precorrin-2 C(20)-methyltransferase, whose amino-acid sequence MSEPTRYGRLIGASLGPGDPELITRRAWAVLQSGARWLYPVKKAEESSYALSIVERGGLTVPADAEQLLFPMTRDPEILGRAWVFAAERTVALLGEGRDLVFLVEGDASTFATFGHLARVVRELVPVIEVETIPGVSSFAAAAAAADTVLAEEDETFAIIPAAYGVELIDHLLDEFDTLALLKVKPLIDEIIELLARRELLTSSMFIEKVGSPDERIVRDVASLKGEKVNYLSLMLVQNPKRLRGELRRGCRQRRGASAAALAAVDPASRP is encoded by the coding sequence ATGTCTGAACCTACACGCTACGGCAGGCTGATCGGCGCCTCGCTCGGTCCTGGTGACCCCGAACTGATTACCCGCAGGGCCTGGGCAGTGCTGCAATCCGGCGCCCGTTGGCTGTACCCGGTCAAGAAAGCCGAGGAATCGTCGTATGCGCTGTCGATCGTCGAGCGCGGCGGTCTGACGGTGCCGGCCGATGCCGAACAGTTGCTTTTCCCGATGACCCGAGACCCCGAGATTCTCGGCCGCGCCTGGGTTTTTGCTGCCGAACGCACCGTCGCGCTGCTTGGCGAAGGGCGCGACCTGGTTTTTCTGGTCGAGGGTGATGCCTCGACCTTCGCCACCTTTGGCCACCTCGCCCGCGTCGTTCGCGAACTGGTCCCGGTTATCGAGGTCGAGACCATCCCCGGCGTGTCCTCGTTCGCCGCCGCCGCCGCCGCCGCTGATACCGTTCTCGCCGAGGAAGACGAGACCTTTGCAATCATCCCTGCCGCCTATGGGGTTGAACTCATCGACCACCTGCTCGACGAATTCGACACGCTGGCGCTGTTGAAGGTGAAACCGCTGATTGATGAAATCATCGAACTGTTGGCGCGGCGCGAACTGCTCACGAGCTCGATGTTCATCGAGAAGGTCGGTTCGCCGGATGAACGTATCGTTCGCGATGTCGCCAGCCTCAAGGGCGAAAAGGTCAATTACCTGTCGCTGATGCTGGTGCAGAACCCGAAACGGCTGCGCGGCGAACTGCGCCGTGGCTGCCGCCAGCGCAGGGGAGCCAGCGCAGCAGCGCTCGCTGCGGTCGATCCGGCCAGCAGGCCCTGA
- the cobJ gene encoding precorrin-3B C(17)-methyltransferase: protein MNAPLEKTGKIMLVGLGPGSSEHLTARARAAIAEADTVIGYATYLRLVADLVKGKEIIRKSMTEELDRAIEALERARQGRKVALISSGDAGIYGMAGPTFEVLFQAGWTPDSGIEVEIVPGASALNTCAALVGAPLTHDFCAISLSDLLTPWPTIARRLDAVAYADFVVALYNPKSGRRTRQIVEAQRLFLRHRHPQTPVAIVKSGYRPKQSIELTTLERMNECDIGMLSTVLIGNSKTFIQHGLMVTPRGYANKYAVEAGESITRDGEQAGRSLSTGLEGWMASIQASDKSAAELAVEYRLPEDYIAAVLAAGRPAEGEAAGVEN from the coding sequence ATGAATGCTCCCCTTGAAAAAACCGGCAAGATCATGCTCGTCGGCCTCGGCCCAGGCAGCAGCGAGCACCTGACCGCGCGCGCGCGCGCAGCGATTGCCGAAGCCGATACGGTCATCGGTTACGCCACCTACCTCCGTCTCGTAGCCGATCTGGTCAAGGGCAAGGAGATCATCAGGAAGTCGATGACCGAGGAGCTCGACCGTGCCATCGAGGCGCTGGAGCGTGCCCGCCAGGGCAGGAAGGTGGCGCTGATTTCCTCGGGCGACGCCGGCATTTACGGGATGGCCGGGCCGACTTTCGAGGTGTTGTTCCAGGCTGGCTGGACTCCGGATTCGGGCATCGAGGTGGAAATCGTTCCTGGCGCTTCGGCGCTGAATACCTGTGCGGCACTGGTCGGCGCACCGTTAACCCACGATTTCTGCGCCATATCGCTTTCCGACCTGCTGACGCCGTGGCCGACCATCGCCCGCCGGCTCGATGCCGTCGCCTATGCAGATTTCGTCGTCGCGCTCTACAACCCCAAGAGCGGCCGCCGCACCCGGCAGATCGTCGAGGCCCAGCGTCTTTTCCTTCGCCACCGTCACCCGCAGACGCCGGTGGCCATTGTCAAATCCGGCTACCGCCCGAAGCAGAGCATCGAACTGACAACGCTCGAGCGTATGAACGAGTGCGACATCGGCATGCTGTCGACGGTGCTGATCGGCAATTCCAAGACCTTCATCCAGCACGGTCTGATGGTGACGCCGCGTGGCTACGCCAACAAGTACGCCGTCGAAGCCGGGGAAAGCATCACTCGTGACGGCGAACAGGCCGGTCGCTCGCTGTCCACCGGCCTCGAAGGCTGGATGGCGAGCATCCAGGCGAGCGACAAGAGCGCTGCCGAACTGGCTGTCGAGTATCGCCTGCCGGAAGACTATATTGCCGCGGTGCTGGCGGCCGGGAGACCGGCTGAGGGAGAAGCCGCCGGCGTCGAGAACTGA
- a CDS encoding adenylate/guanylate cyclase domain-containing protein gives MKVPKQISAAGDRTAVRQQISATVLFADICGSTRLFEKYGNLQARQIESRVLELLKAKTAEFDGKVVKTIGDEIMSRFADAARALQAACEMHSTIKDDAYLLEFDIAVRIGLQHGPVLVEQSDLFGDAVNVAARMVALAKADQIITTRETVRQLPDNLELMTRSLGWSRVRGKLDELEIVEVIWQEPSSLTQLVSIEQQDEVRSLLFARLILEYHNKTYEVMPDSHIFTIGRGDRNHLVVDQDRVSRTHADIEFRQGKFILVDGSTNGTYVLLNNGSRFFVQREEFTLHDRGIICLGKAVTANDPDLIRYECVQP, from the coding sequence ATGAAAGTGCCCAAGCAGATATCCGCAGCGGGCGACCGAACGGCAGTACGCCAACAGATATCGGCAACCGTGTTGTTTGCCGATATCTGCGGCAGTACCCGCTTGTTCGAAAAATATGGCAATTTGCAGGCGCGGCAGATCGAAAGCCGGGTGCTCGAGTTGCTCAAGGCCAAAACCGCCGAGTTCGATGGGAAGGTGGTCAAAACCATCGGCGACGAGATCATGAGCCGCTTTGCGGATGCGGCACGGGCGTTGCAGGCTGCCTGTGAGATGCACTCCACGATCAAGGACGACGCCTACCTGCTGGAATTCGACATTGCTGTCAGGATCGGCCTGCAGCACGGGCCCGTCCTGGTCGAGCAAAGCGATCTGTTCGGGGACGCGGTCAATGTGGCGGCTCGCATGGTTGCCCTGGCCAAGGCCGACCAGATCATCACCACTCGCGAGACGGTTCGCCAGTTGCCGGACAACCTCGAACTGATGACACGCAGTCTCGGTTGGTCGCGTGTCCGGGGCAAGCTGGATGAGTTGGAGATTGTCGAAGTGATCTGGCAGGAGCCCTCCAGCCTGACGCAACTCGTCAGCATCGAGCAGCAGGATGAAGTGCGCAGCCTGTTGTTCGCCCGCCTGATCCTCGAATACCACAACAAGACGTACGAGGTGATGCCCGACTCCCACATTTTTACCATCGGGCGCGGCGACAGGAACCATCTGGTGGTAGATCAGGACCGGGTTTCCCGCACCCATGCCGACATCGAATTTCGCCAGGGCAAGTTCATCCTGGTCGACGGCAGCACCAACGGTACCTATGTCCTGCTGAACAATGGCTCGCGTTTCTTCGTGCAGCGCGAGGAGTTTACCCTGCATGATCGGGGCATTATCTGCCTTGGAAAGGCGGTCACTGCCAATGACCCTGATCTGATCCGCTACGAATGCGTGCAGCCGTGA
- a CDS encoding PEP-CTERM sorting domain-containing protein, with the protein MFAYLACSLLKSLAGGAFPPQFESCSLPTNISIRRKIMNLKKLLCTASALMLSSLAMASVVTNNINLALPHSGFTAYDIDGDAIDDIGLSEDCCSPNNTFVFGIGYPASWQYAWLSVGQTVDNTLTWVSGTGGYTPTAPVTPGLNYLAVKDTSIGSYFGYITIDFELPLVGTGGYSQTLVSYTYDDTGRAVTVGSSVPEPTALSLLGLGLLGLVGASRRRKAVEA; encoded by the coding sequence ATGTTCGCATACCTGGCATGTTCTTTGCTTAAGTCGTTGGCCGGGGGAGCATTCCCGCCGCAATTTGAATCTTGTAGTCTGCCGACCAACATCAGTATTAGGAGAAAAATCATGAATCTAAAAAAGTTGCTTTGTACGGCGTCGGCCTTGATGCTGTCGTCGCTGGCCATGGCTTCTGTGGTTACGAATAACATCAATCTGGCCCTGCCACACTCCGGTTTTACTGCTTACGACATCGACGGCGACGCGATCGACGACATTGGCTTGTCAGAGGATTGCTGCAGCCCCAACAATACTTTCGTTTTCGGCATTGGGTATCCGGCGAGTTGGCAGTACGCTTGGTTGAGCGTGGGCCAGACTGTCGACAACACGCTGACTTGGGTGTCGGGCACTGGAGGCTACACGCCCACAGCGCCAGTGACGCCTGGGTTGAACTACCTCGCCGTCAAGGACACCTCGATCGGCAGCTACTTCGGTTACATTACCATCGACTTCGAACTGCCCCTTGTCGGAACCGGAGGCTATTCGCAGACGCTGGTGAGCTACACTTACGACGATACCGGCCGGGCAGTCACGGTCGGCAGCAGCGTTCCCGAGCCGACTGCGCTGAGCCTGCTCGGCCTTGGTCTGCTGGGTCTGGTTGGTGCTTCGCGTCGCAGGAAAGCCGTCGAAGCCTGA
- a CDS encoding cobalt-precorrin-5B (C(1))-methyltransferase — translation MSDSGQAPAPARVRKGDGRRARGNRSGFTTGACAAAAARAATLGLLTGVLPDSVLCRLPNGQEHRFAVSEGRLEGEGSERVAHAVIVKDAGDDPDATHGAHLTAAVRRLPQRAGEVILQGGGGVGVVTKDGLGLAVGGPAINPVPRRNIRDNVMAVAGELLLHDGLEITISVPGGEEMAKKTLNARLGIVGGISILGTTGIVRPYSTAAFRASVVQAVDVAAKQGQTRVVFTTGGRTEKFAMRQLPELDEACFVQMGDFVKAAFQSAVKHRLARVYLGAMVGKLTKMCQGLSVTHAWKAEIDRDILAASAQEVGAPPDLVEAIRAAETARFAAERLANLGLSLAFHRLLAGKAIRSLKSCYPGPYQLSILVCDFEGRFICRLEEDELA, via the coding sequence TTGAGCGACTCCGGACAGGCGCCTGCGCCGGCCAGAGTCCGCAAGGGTGATGGCCGGCGCGCGCGCGGTAACCGCAGCGGTTTCACCACCGGCGCCTGCGCCGCGGCCGCCGCTCGTGCGGCGACGCTCGGCCTGCTCACCGGTGTGCTGCCGGACAGCGTTCTCTGCCGCCTCCCGAATGGCCAGGAGCACCGCTTTGCGGTCAGTGAAGGTCGCCTCGAGGGGGAGGGTAGCGAGCGGGTTGCACATGCGGTGATCGTCAAGGACGCCGGTGACGACCCGGATGCGACGCATGGCGCACACTTGACGGCCGCTGTCCGGAGGCTGCCGCAACGGGCCGGCGAGGTCATTCTCCAGGGGGGGGGCGGGGTCGGCGTCGTCACTAAAGACGGCCTCGGTCTTGCGGTGGGTGGCCCGGCCATCAACCCGGTTCCGCGCCGCAACATCCGTGACAACGTGATGGCGGTAGCCGGCGAACTGCTGCTTCACGACGGCCTGGAAATCACCATTTCCGTTCCCGGCGGCGAGGAGATGGCGAAAAAGACGCTGAATGCTCGCCTTGGCATTGTCGGCGGCATTTCGATTCTCGGCACCACCGGCATTGTCCGTCCCTATTCGACGGCCGCTTTCCGCGCCAGCGTCGTCCAGGCAGTCGATGTCGCGGCGAAGCAGGGTCAGACCAGGGTCGTCTTCACCACCGGCGGGCGCACCGAAAAATTCGCCATGCGCCAGTTGCCGGAACTCGACGAAGCGTGCTTCGTCCAGATGGGCGATTTCGTCAAGGCGGCTTTCCAGTCGGCAGTCAAACACCGCCTGGCACGTGTCTATCTGGGCGCGATGGTCGGCAAGCTGACCAAGATGTGCCAGGGACTCAGCGTCACCCATGCCTGGAAGGCCGAGATCGACCGTGACATTCTCGCTGCATCGGCACAGGAAGTTGGTGCACCACCCGATCTGGTCGAGGCGATCCGTGCCGCCGAAACGGCCCGCTTTGCTGCTGAACGTCTCGCCAACCTGGGCCTGAGTCTTGCCTTCCACCGTTTGCTGGCCGGCAAGGCCATCCGCAGCCTGAAAAGTTGTTACCCCGGTCCTTATCAGCTCAGCATTCTGGTCTGCGATTTCGAAGGACGCTTCATTTGTCGTCTGGAAGAAGATGAGCTGGCCTGA
- a CDS encoding bifunctional cobalt-precorrin-7 (C(5))-methyltransferase/cobalt-precorrin-6B (C(15))-methyltransferase: MSWPESCALIGILDDGWAGLSDSARQRLAVAELVIGAGRTLALVRPWLSATAMTRDMDGALGELPDWVLSARAAGQRVVVLATGDPLCHGIASWLTSRLGRDDVDILPNVSTLQLAFARFKTPWQDIRIASCHRADAGEWFVGATPTHGLYPLMRAIAMHPRVALFTSPENNPARLARALITAGYGDEARISIACRLQMPDERLFADLAADEVAAMAFPEPNIVLVERPAGPGGPAFGREDLEYRQRSPEKGLITKQEARALSLAKLRIQPAAVVWDIGAGAGSVGLEAARLAPFGHVWAIEKNAADAANARANAAHWRIGNYTLVEGRAPLGLDTWPDPDAVFIGGSGGELVVLIEQVLARLKAGGRLVMNFVTLENLATATAALSECNAVWELVQLQASRSQPILDMHRLAAQNPIWVVTARRGEDCS; encoded by the coding sequence ATGAGCTGGCCTGAATCCTGCGCCCTGATCGGGATCCTCGATGACGGCTGGGCCGGCTTGTCCGATTCGGCGCGCCAGCGACTGGCCGTGGCCGAGCTGGTGATCGGCGCCGGCCGCACGCTGGCACTGGTGCGTCCCTGGCTGTCGGCCACGGCGATGACCAGGGACATGGACGGTGCGCTCGGCGAACTTCCCGACTGGGTTCTGAGTGCCCGTGCAGCGGGCCAACGCGTCGTCGTGCTGGCCACCGGCGACCCGCTCTGTCACGGCATCGCTTCCTGGCTGACCAGCCGACTTGGGCGTGACGACGTGGACATCCTGCCGAACGTGTCGACACTGCAACTGGCCTTTGCCCGCTTCAAGACACCCTGGCAGGACATCCGGATCGCCTCGTGCCACCGCGCTGATGCCGGCGAATGGTTTGTCGGCGCGACGCCTACGCACGGTCTGTATCCGCTGATGCGGGCGATTGCCATGCACCCGCGAGTCGCGCTGTTCACCAGTCCCGAGAACAACCCGGCGCGACTGGCGCGGGCGCTGATCACCGCCGGCTATGGCGACGAGGCGAGGATCTCGATCGCCTGCCGCCTGCAGATGCCCGACGAACGACTGTTTGCAGATCTTGCCGCAGACGAAGTCGCAGCCATGGCCTTTCCCGAACCGAACATCGTGCTCGTCGAACGGCCTGCCGGCCCCGGCGGACCGGCTTTCGGTCGCGAAGACCTCGAATACCGGCAGCGATCGCCGGAGAAAGGTCTGATCACCAAGCAGGAAGCGCGTGCGCTTTCGCTCGCCAAGTTGCGCATCCAACCCGCGGCGGTGGTCTGGGACATCGGCGCCGGTGCCGGTTCGGTCGGCCTCGAAGCGGCGAGACTGGCGCCCTTCGGTCATGTCTGGGCGATTGAAAAGAATGCCGCCGACGCCGCCAACGCGCGCGCCAATGCGGCGCATTGGCGGATCGGCAATTACACTTTGGTCGAAGGCCGGGCACCGCTCGGGCTCGACACCTGGCCCGATCCGGACGCCGTCTTCATCGGCGGCTCGGGCGGCGAACTCGTCGTTCTGATCGAGCAGGTGCTGGCCCGTCTGAAAGCAGGTGGCCGGTTGGTGATGAACTTCGTCACGCTGGAGAATCTCGCTACCGCGACGGCGGCGCTCAGCGAATGCAATGCCGTCTGGGAACTCGTGCAACTGCAGGCCAGCCGCAGTCAGCCGATTCTCGACATGCACCGGCTGGCGGCGCAGAACCCGATCTGGGTGGTGACCGCCAGGCGAGGCGAGGACTGTTCTTGA
- a CDS encoding precorrin-8X methylmutase codes for MATPTAANTITEQLTAAGRAIEHDSFAIIDAEVGQHDYTDEQWPLVRRMIHASADFEFNGLTAFHPDAMRAGLAAVQKGGTPIVADVEMICVGLSAPRLRHFGMSTQHYISDPEVIELARAEATTRAVQAMRKAQRLGRLDGAIVGIGNAPTALIEVIRLIREEGAQPALVIGMPVGFVSAAESKALLMTLTDIPWVAIKGRKGGSTLVVAAIHALLGLAEAVQKNAA; via the coding sequence ATGGCCACCCCAACTGCCGCCAACACGATTACCGAACAGCTTACTGCCGCCGGCCGCGCCATCGAGCACGATTCCTTTGCCATCATCGACGCCGAGGTCGGGCAGCACGACTACACCGACGAACAGTGGCCGCTGGTGCGCCGCATGATTCACGCCAGCGCCGACTTTGAATTCAATGGCCTGACCGCCTTCCACCCCGATGCGATGCGAGCCGGTCTGGCGGCTGTCCAGAAGGGCGGAACGCCGATCGTGGCGGATGTCGAAATGATCTGTGTCGGCCTCTCTGCACCACGCCTCAGGCATTTCGGGATGAGTACCCAGCATTACATTTCCGATCCGGAGGTCATCGAACTGGCCAGGGCCGAGGCCACGACCCGCGCCGTCCAGGCGATGCGCAAGGCGCAGCGGCTCGGCAGGCTCGACGGCGCCATTGTCGGCATCGGCAATGCTCCGACGGCACTGATCGAAGTGATCCGCCTGATCCGCGAAGAAGGAGCCCAACCTGCGCTGGTGATCGGCATGCCGGTCGGTTTTGTCTCGGCTGCCGAATCGAAGGCGCTTCTGATGACCTTGACCGATATTCCGTGGGTGGCGATCAAGGGCCGCAAGGGCGGTTCGACGCTGGTCGTCGCCGCCATACACGCGCTGCTCGGCCTCGCCGAAGCGGTGCAGAAGAACGCCGCTTGA
- a CDS encoding alpha/beta fold hydrolase, with protein sequence MLARALRLALIIEVALYVAIARYGCAASPSATALLALAGVFSLRAVLITLTYGYAWAYRSPAPRLSARQTLRMVLGEYAAMLLSFIVIFPFERWWMGTDRLWAGIANAAGAPGRRPPVLLVHGYYCSRAAWWWLRRRLEAAGWTVATISLEPIHGSIEDYVLPLAGRIDAVLAETGAERVLLAGHSMGGLVARAYLQRCGHVRVAGLVTLGTPHQGSHLASIGPGKNARQMRPGNPWLQNLANPAAVLDTLAIYSPHDNFVMPQSNSQLSGTANYPIDGLGHLAMLYSPRVAQALLSTFDRMDTRSRHAHRV encoded by the coding sequence ATGCTCGCACGTGCTCTTCGCCTTGCCCTGATCATCGAAGTGGCGCTTTACGTGGCCATTGCCAGATATGGCTGCGCTGCTTCGCCATCCGCAACCGCCTTGCTGGCGCTGGCCGGCGTGTTCTCGCTGCGCGCTGTGCTGATCACGCTCACCTACGGCTATGCCTGGGCTTACCGGTCCCCTGCCCCGCGCCTGTCGGCGCGCCAGACCTTGCGGATGGTGCTGGGTGAATACGCAGCGATGTTGCTCAGTTTCATCGTGATCTTTCCCTTCGAACGCTGGTGGATGGGTACGGATCGTCTTTGGGCCGGAATCGCCAATGCGGCCGGAGCGCCGGGCAGGCGCCCGCCGGTGCTGCTGGTCCATGGCTATTATTGTTCACGCGCCGCCTGGTGGTGGCTACGCCGCCGCCTTGAGGCGGCTGGCTGGACGGTGGCGACGATCAGCCTTGAACCGATCCACGGCAGCATCGAGGATTATGTGCTTCCCCTGGCCGGGCGTATTGATGCCGTTCTTGCCGAAACCGGCGCCGAACGTGTGCTGCTTGCCGGCCACAGCATGGGTGGGCTGGTGGCACGGGCCTATCTGCAACGTTGTGGCCATGTGCGGGTCGCCGGTCTGGTGACGCTCGGAACGCCACACCAGGGCAGTCACCTGGCGAGCATCGGGCCTGGCAAGAATGCCCGTCAGATGCGGCCCGGCAACCCCTGGCTGCAGAATCTTGCCAATCCGGCTGCGGTGCTCGATACTCTCGCCATTTATAGTCCGCACGACAACTTCGTGATGCCGCAAAGCAATTCACAATTGTCTGGTACCGCCAACTACCCGATCGACGGTCTGGGTCACCTGGCGATGCTCTATTCACCACGCGTGGCGCAGGCGCTGCTGTCCACATTCGACCGGATGGACACGCGCAGCAGGCATGCGCACCGTGTCTGA
- a CDS encoding sirohydrochlorin chelatase, whose protein sequence is MTNAITFLLVGHGSRNRDGNKETLHFAAQWRERHPDWRIEVCFIEHAEVLLDEGLDRAARGVSKVMVIPFILNAAGHVKMELPAALKRARERHPQVEFAVTRHIGMGREIFAVLQSQLGRLMKQLAVPDPMTTGVILLGRGSSDIGANGELARMARWIFEANEHELVDLAFTGVTWPRLETVVQRQVRLGMMQICIIPVYLFSGVLIERIKVQVERLQRQYPQVAFGLGSYFGFDKGIFDLLDDKVGGELPAGGMLECDGCKYRELAEAEHLHEHSHTALAGPGCGQAPVHDHGHLPAHNPGCAHQHD, encoded by the coding sequence ATGACTAACGCAATCACCTTTCTCCTTGTCGGCCATGGCTCGCGCAACCGCGACGGTAACAAGGAAACCCTGCATTTCGCGGCCCAGTGGCGCGAACGTCACCCCGATTGGCGGATCGAGGTCTGCTTCATCGAGCACGCCGAAGTACTGCTGGATGAAGGTCTCGACCGGGCTGCGCGTGGCGTGAGCAAAGTGATGGTCATTCCCTTCATTCTCAACGCCGCTGGCCACGTCAAAATGGAATTGCCGGCGGCACTGAAGCGCGCGCGCGAGCGGCATCCCCAGGTCGAATTTGCCGTCACCCGGCATATCGGCATGGGCCGCGAGATCTTTGCAGTGTTGCAGAGTCAGCTCGGCCGGTTGATGAAGCAACTGGCCGTGCCCGATCCGATGACCACCGGCGTCATCCTGCTCGGTCGCGGCTCGTCCGACATCGGCGCCAATGGCGAGCTGGCCAGGATGGCACGCTGGATTTTCGAGGCCAACGAGCATGAACTGGTCGATCTCGCCTTTACCGGTGTCACCTGGCCTCGCCTTGAGACGGTGGTACAGCGCCAGGTCAGGCTGGGAATGATGCAGATCTGCATCATTCCGGTATACCTGTTCAGCGGCGTGCTGATCGAGCGCATCAAGGTGCAGGTCGAACGCCTGCAGCGCCAATATCCGCAGGTCGCTTTCGGCCTGGGCAGTTACTTCGGTTTCGACAAGGGCATTTTCGACCTGCTTGACGACAAGGTCGGCGGCGAGCTCCCCGCTGGCGGCATGCTCGAGTGCGATGGTTGCAAGTATCGCGAACTGGCCGAGGCCGAGCATCTGCACGAGCACAGTCATACTGCCCTGGCCGGTCCAGGCTGCGGCCAGGCTCCGGTTCACGATCACGGACACCTCCCTGCACACAATCCTGGTTGTGCCCATCAACACGACTGA
- a CDS encoding ABC transporter ATP-binding protein gives MTRSADDLLLELAQVCFRYPDGSRGLNDCSIAIRRGSRNALIGANGSGKTTLFQQCNGLLRPQSGVVYYAGEAVDYRRSGLRQLRSKVGMVFQNPDRQLFSANVLEDVSFGPLNLGLDIATARQRVSAALQAVGMTAFADKPVHNLSFGQKKRVCIAGVLAMEPELLILDEPMAGLDHAMQEDLLAVLENLQARGITLLLATHDIDFAYAWADQIHLMVAGRCSASLPAANLATAGDTLSGAGLPLPGVIELQCRLTKLGVLPSDAGPRKISDLLALLGTHQGNGMPHFERMI, from the coding sequence ATGACGCGCTCGGCAGACGACCTCCTGCTCGAACTGGCGCAGGTCTGCTTCCGTTACCCCGATGGCAGCCGCGGACTGAACGACTGTTCGATCGCCATCCGGCGGGGCAGCCGCAACGCCCTGATCGGCGCCAACGGTTCCGGCAAGACCACTTTGTTCCAGCAGTGCAACGGCTTGCTGCGACCACAATCCGGCGTCGTTTACTACGCCGGGGAAGCGGTGGACTACCGTCGCAGTGGCTTGCGCCAACTGCGCAGCAAGGTCGGCATGGTTTTCCAGAATCCGGATCGGCAATTGTTTTCGGCGAACGTCCTCGAAGACGTTTCCTTTGGTCCACTCAACCTCGGTCTGGACATCGCGACGGCACGCCAACGGGTCAGCGCAGCGCTGCAGGCCGTAGGCATGACAGCGTTTGCCGACAAACCCGTACACAACCTCAGTTTTGGTCAGAAGAAGCGGGTCTGCATCGCCGGGGTGCTGGCCATGGAGCCCGAACTGTTGATCCTCGACGAACCGATGGCCGGCCTCGATCACGCCATGCAGGAAGATCTGCTGGCCGTGCTTGAGAACTTGCAGGCGCGGGGCATTACCCTGCTGCTGGCGACGCATGATATCGATTTTGCCTACGCCTGGGCGGACCAGATTCACCTGATGGTTGCCGGTCGCTGTAGCGCATCGCTGCCGGCAGCGAATCTGGCGACGGCTGGCGACACCTTGTCGGGGGCAGGATTGCCCTTGCCCGGAGTCATTGAACTGCAGTGCCGTCTGACCAAACTCGGTGTTCTCCCGAGCGATGCCGGGCCGCGCAAGATCAGTGACCTGCTTGCCCTGCTGGGAACCCACCAAGGAAACGGCATGCCCCATTTCGAGAGGATGATCTGA